One genomic window of Undibacterium cyanobacteriorum includes the following:
- a CDS encoding c-type cytochrome has protein sequence MSSRLGSLHLVMVLTLGMSVTGLVGAQNGDSKVTQAASSLPVFTDSIEQRVQACVGCHGDQGRSTNQGYFPRIAGKPAGYLFNQLLNFRERKRTYPQMNYLVAHLSDAYLQEMAQYFASQNPPYAAPVASAASATVLERGKALVMQGDKQRALPACISCHGDRLTGEAPFVPGLLGLPRDYLVSQLGAWQTGNRRAHSPDCMAEISKKLRADDIEAVSTWLANQAIPQDTKPAPARATASATVRANQTSTATAWPMQCGSIQP, from the coding sequence ATGTCTTCTCGACTAGGCTCATTACATCTCGTTATGGTACTGACGCTGGGTATGAGCGTGACAGGTTTGGTCGGTGCGCAAAATGGCGATAGCAAAGTAACGCAGGCCGCTTCGTCCTTGCCTGTTTTCACCGACAGCATCGAGCAACGAGTCCAAGCTTGTGTCGGTTGCCATGGCGATCAAGGTCGTTCGACTAATCAAGGATATTTCCCGCGTATTGCGGGCAAACCAGCGGGTTATCTCTTCAATCAATTATTGAATTTTCGTGAGCGCAAGCGCACTTACCCTCAAATGAATTACCTCGTGGCGCATCTGTCTGACGCTTATCTGCAGGAGATGGCGCAATACTTTGCATCACAAAATCCACCTTATGCAGCGCCAGTTGCGAGCGCGGCCAGTGCGACAGTGTTGGAACGCGGTAAAGCCTTGGTGATGCAAGGTGACAAGCAACGTGCTTTGCCTGCCTGTATTAGTTGCCACGGCGATCGATTGACAGGTGAAGCGCCTTTCGTGCCAGGCTTGCTCGGTCTCCCGCGTGATTATCTTGTCAGTCAGCTTGGCGCATGGCAAACCGGAAATCGACGCGCCCATTCGCCTGACTGTATGGCGGAAATCTCGAAAAAATTGCGTGCAGATGATATCGAAGCGGTCTCAACTTGGTTGGCCAATCAAGCGATCCCACAAGACACCAAACCCGCGCCAGCACGTGCTACAGCATCAGCAACAGTGCGAGCTAATCAAACGAGCACCGCAACAGCATGGCCCATGCAATGTGGGAGCATACAACCATGA
- a CDS encoding cytochrome c → MKHIQLMKKLVLFALGLLVLAVAGLGIYGYWGLDQHILSPTNSANSAGAANAVSIATPESELARGAYLVKQANCMACHTAAGGQPYAGGRLLRSAYGDFYAPNITSDKTHGIGTWSADDFWNALHNGKGKGGRLLYPAFPFENYTHITRADADAMWRYLQTLPAVAQANQEHRLDFPYNQRWTLAWWRALYFRTGELPYQAQQTASWNRGAYLVRALGHCSACHATRNGLGGSSGSADLSGATMFASLWYAPSLQDARDSHVASFSSEELAQLLQQGQNQHRALLGPMAEVVKTSLQGWRDDDVAAMTEYLQTEARRSSTKPVKEADFLDRSLQRASVSQEELEVLMIRGEKLYRQHCAACHLDDGKGRYGIYPRLAGNASVQRDSSSNLIRAILAGGFAPSTEKHPRPFGMPPFSYVLDDTEVALVATYVRNSWGNRASIVSPSEVNAYRTVSLD, encoded by the coding sequence ATGAAGCATATCCAACTAATGAAGAAACTGGTGTTGTTTGCACTGGGTTTGTTGGTACTCGCTGTCGCAGGTCTGGGTATCTATGGTTATTGGGGGCTTGATCAACATATCCTTAGTCCGACCAATTCAGCCAACTCAGCTGGTGCAGCCAATGCTGTCAGCATAGCGACCCCAGAGAGTGAGTTAGCGCGTGGCGCTTACCTCGTCAAGCAAGCCAATTGCATGGCTTGTCATACCGCGGCGGGTGGTCAGCCTTACGCCGGTGGGCGATTATTACGTTCTGCCTATGGCGATTTTTATGCGCCCAATATTACATCTGATAAAACGCATGGAATCGGTACTTGGTCCGCTGATGATTTTTGGAATGCACTTCACAATGGCAAGGGCAAGGGAGGGCGGCTTCTTTATCCTGCTTTCCCATTCGAAAATTACACGCACATCACACGTGCTGACGCGGATGCGATGTGGCGCTATCTGCAGACTTTGCCTGCTGTGGCTCAAGCTAATCAAGAACATCGCTTGGACTTTCCTTACAATCAAAGATGGACTCTGGCGTGGTGGCGTGCCTTGTACTTCCGGACTGGTGAGTTACCTTATCAAGCGCAACAAACGGCGAGCTGGAACCGCGGCGCGTATTTGGTGCGTGCCTTAGGGCACTGTAGTGCATGTCATGCGACGCGCAATGGCTTAGGCGGCAGCAGTGGAAGTGCAGACTTATCTGGCGCGACCATGTTTGCGTCGCTTTGGTATGCACCATCCTTGCAAGATGCGCGTGATAGTCACGTGGCGTCGTTTTCAAGTGAAGAATTAGCGCAACTGTTACAGCAAGGACAAAATCAACATCGCGCACTGTTAGGGCCGATGGCTGAAGTCGTCAAGACCAGTCTGCAGGGTTGGCGCGATGACGACGTGGCTGCGATGACAGAATATTTGCAGACAGAAGCGCGTCGGTCTAGCACCAAGCCTGTGAAAGAGGCAGATTTCCTTGATCGCAGTTTGCAGAGGGCGAGCGTGAGTCAAGAGGAGTTGGAAGTTTTGATGATTCGAGGAGAAAAACTGTATCGGCAACATTGTGCCGCATGCCATCTTGATGATGGTAAAGGTCGGTATGGTATTTACCCGAGATTAGCCGGAAATGCATCTGTGCAACGCGATTCCAGCAGTAATTTGATCCGAGCAATTTTGGCGGGTGGCTTTGCACCGTCGACCGAGAAACATCCACGTCCGTTCGGCATGCCACCATTTTCTTATGTTCTCGATGATACCGAAGTCGCTCTGGTCGCGACCTATGTGCGTAATAGCTGGGGTAATAGAGCGAGTATAGTCAGTCCGAGTGAGGTGAATGCGTATCGCACGGTTTCACTGGATTAA